In Candida orthopsilosis Co 90-125, chromosome 4 draft sequence, a single genomic region encodes these proteins:
- a CDS encoding Kar9 protein (protein similar to S. cerevisiae Kar9p, which role in mitotic spindle positioning) produces MVSNVARSPQLKLSHLMSSMPAFSFIEELVNIPQPNESNFVSLSQHDLFKINKALDDIDLYLNDLIVVFNNIKEVSRHTINVLDWFYEGKTALQNLLRDMDSIDSIISRLLLVIESTDSSVHISQGMIRKFEEVSDVLLDVKKSSIILKKNLDVSTNYHDLMESVIKSLTIEIEECTKSVIKMKDYKLSSPKRVLPKFNLNDIVSKMKINEFISTSVSVKSIRLPTFNDLDQEIYEEFMCVEHKILPLRISLDIVPAKIEEFNTLCSSSSFKVSREHVLSNYEVMLDKWKFLDKQFKLFKSENIDSKWNVIFMYLIHQIEQECDGLIDILAFSDTTSTDGNSTISEDIGSRYKVCSNSINLIESAIIEGITTDKEIPQAYNKKLHPKWMEVNDLILRVKADSDMHDTKFQQKQKLAPKSKGLRSFRTMSKNSHHDVFDRPMSNGIGIDFNVDVESVTMPLSVTKKDRVKDFLTGEKPKGKDLKNTLIQVFEGMNIQDREDEEETLVKTPLLKGPIELQKQQRQKVVSFDFDSYTNNILNSSSRPASKLPRIVSNYIELGYPKFPKKGGFTRIPEIDVTHPVFQSPYRGNFQHANRTLPISIDISPPSCKDPTDPFYITRSRASSNATVIGRPNSLLNETTIPNLAYSRRLSYNCTSPERPLSSLGSRFDDENLLKSLHENRPIWK; encoded by the coding sequence ATGGTTTCCAACGTAGCTAGGAGTCCTCAACTCAAATTGTCTCACTTAATGTCGTCAATGCCAGCCTTTtcatttattgaagaaCTTGTTAATATCCCACAGCCAAATGAGTCCAACTTCGTGTCACTTCTGCAACACGATTTATTCAAGATTAACAAAGCATTGGATGACATTGATCTATATCTCAACGACttaattgttgttttcaacaacatcaaagAAGTTTCAAGGCATACTATTAATGTACTAGATTGGTTCTATGAAGGTAAGACGGCATTACAGAATTTACTTCGAGATATGGATAGCATTGATTCGATAATTTCGCGActtttgttggtgattgAGTCCACTGATTCATCTGTCCACATTAGTCAAGGAATGATCAGAaagtttgaagaagttaGCGATGTCTTGTTGGATGTTAAGAAGTCCCTGATcattttaaaaaaaaatttggatgTATCAACTAATTACCACGATTTAATGGAGTCAGTTATCAAGTCGTTAACCATCGAGATAGAAGAATGTACAAAACTGGTAATCAAGATGAAAGATTATAAGTTGTCAAGCCCGAAACGAGTTTTACCAAAGTTCAACTTGAATGATATTGTTTCTAAAATGAAGattaatgaatttattAGCACATCAGTTTCAGTAAAGTCAATCAGACTTCCAACAtttaatgatttggatCAGGAGATTTATGAAGAGTTTATGTGTGTGGAGCATAAGATCCTTCCATTACGTATATCACTTGATATTGTTCCAGCAAAAATTGAGGAATTCAATACCCTTTGTCTGCTGAGTTCGTTTAAAGTATCAAGAGAACATGTTCTCTCAAACTACGAGGTAATGTTGGATAAATGGAAGTTTTTGGATAAGCAGTTTAAACTCTTCAAGCTGGAGAATATCGATAGCAAATGGAATGTCATTTTCATGTATTTGattcaccaaattgaacaGGAATGTGACggattgattgatattttggCATTTTCTGACACCACTAGTACAGATGGAAATTCAACGATTAGCGAAGACATTGGTTCAAGATATAAGGTGTGTTCAAATTCGATCAATTTGATCGAGAGTGCAATCATTGAAGGTATAACCACTGATAAAGAAATTCCCCAAGCATATAATAAGAAATTGCACCCAAAATGGATGGAAgttaatgatttgatattaCGAGTTAAAGCTGATCTGGATATGCATGATAcaaagtttcaacaaaagcagAAACTAGCACCGAAAAGTAAAGGATTACGCTCATTTCGTACCATGTCGAAAAACTCACATCATGATGTATTTGATCGCCCAATGAGTAATGGGATAGGAATCGATTTCAATGTCGATGTTGAGTCTGTTACAATGCCATTGAGTGTCACAAAGAAGGATCGAGTAAAGGACTTTCTCACTGGTGAGAAACCCAAGGgaaaggatttgaaaaatactCTTATTCAAGTGTTTGAAGGGATGAATATTCAAGATCgagaagatgaagaagagacATTGGTTAAAACGCCCTTACTTAAAGGTCCAATCGAATTGcagaaacaacaaagacaaaaggtcgtttcatttgattttgatagTTATACTAACAACATACTAAATTCAAGCTCACGTCCTGCGTCAAAATTGCCTCgcattgtttcaaattataTTGAATTGGGGTATCCTAAATTTCCTAAAAAGGGAGGTTTCACAAGGATTCCGGAAATTGATGTTACCCACCCTGTTTTCCAGTCTCCTTATAGAGGAAATTTTCAGCACGCTAACCGTACACTACCCATTAGCATTGACATTTCACCTCCTTCGTGTAAAGACCCAACTGATCCTTTTTATATAACTCGATCAAGAGCTAGCTCAAACGCTACTGTTATTGGCAGACCAAATTCATTACTTAACGAAACCACGATTCCAAATCTAGCTTATTCTCGAAGACTCAGCTATAACTGTACGTCGCCAGAGCGACCATTATCGTCATTGGGCTCACGGTTTGATGACGAAAATTTGCTAAAGTCGCTTCATGAAAATCGaccaatttggaaatag
- a CDS encoding Agm1 phosphoacetylglucosamine mutase (N-acetylglucosamine-phosphate mutase), whose amino-acid sequence MSLKKLIEEYVSKHPKSDGIEFTYGTAGFRMNAECLDYVNYTVGILASLRSKSLGGETVGVMITASHNPPQDNGVKVVDPLGSMLESKWETYACQLANSSVENLASAVEDLAKELNIDLNSESSVVIARDSRESSPALNKATIDGFKSVPNTKYEDFGLLTTPELHYITRTFNEPSFGERNEEGYYKKLAESFRQIFELSNDNAKVDITIDAANGVGAPKIDDLLKKYLSDEVSFNVVNGKYEKPELLNYDCGADFVKTNQKLPKNVQPVSNKLYASFDGDADRLICYYKDSNGIFVLLDGDKISTLIALFLQQIFKDIDSSRLKLDIGVVQTAYANGSSTKYVEDVLKLPVRCTPTGVKHLHHEAEKFDIGVYFEANGHGTVVFKKEAEQKIFDYKSDSPKEEAAVKILQYFSQLINQTVGDAISDLLVVLVILHYLNLTPEQWNEAYSDLPNKLIKVVVPDRTIFKTTNAERTLVEPKGLQTKIDELVAKYSQGRSFVRASGTEDAVRVYAEAETKEDVEALSKAVADLLK is encoded by the coding sequence ATGTCACTCAAGAAGTTAATTGAAGAATATGTATCCAAACACCCTAAATCTGACGGGATTGAATTTACGTATGGGACCGCTGGATTCCGTATGAATGCCGAGTGTTTGGACTATGTCAATTACACTGTGGGCATACTTGCTTCGTTGAGATCGAAAAGTCTTGGAGGCGAAACTGTTGGTGTTATGATTACTGCTTCTCACAATCCCCCTCAAGACAATGGGGTTAAAGTGGTGGACCCGTTGGGTAGTATGTTGGAAAGCAAATGGGAAACATATGCATGCCAATTGGCCAATTCATCAGTGGAAAATTTGGCAAGTgcagttgaagatttggcTAAGGAGTTGAACATCGATTTAAACAGTGAGAGCAGTGTCGTTATTGCTAGAGATTCAAGAGAGAGTAGCCCAGCATTAAATAAAGCCACCATTGATGGATTCAAGAGTGTTCCCAACACCAAATACGAAGATTTTGGATTGTTGACCACCCCCGAGTTGCATTACATTACAAGAACATTCAATGAACCAAGTTTTGGAGAGAGGAATGAAGAAGGTTACTATAAAAAATTGGCAGAATCATTTAGACAAATATTTGAGCTATCGAATGACAATGCAAAGGTTGATATCACAATTGACGCTGCAAACGGTGTGGGAGCACCCAAGATAGAcgatttattgaaaaaatacCTTTCTGATGAAGTCAGTTTTAACGTTGTTAATGGTAAATACGAGAAACCTGAATTGTTAAATTACGACTGTGGTGCTGATTTTGTGAAAACTAATCAAAAGTTACCCAAAAATGTCCAACCTGTATCAAATAAACTATACGCATcatttgatggtgatgcTGATAGACTAATCTGTTATTACAAGGACTCAAATGGTATATTTGTTCTTCTCGATGGTGACAAAATTTCGACATTGAttgctttgtttttgcaacaaatcttcaaaGATATCGATTCAAGTAGATTGAAGCTCGATATTGGTGTCGTTCAAACTGCTTACGCTAATGGCTCCTCAACCAAATATGTTGAGGATGTATTAAAGTTGCCCGTTCGTTGTACTCCAACAGGTGTTAAACATTTGCATCACGAAGCAGAGAAATTTGACATCGGTGTTTACTTTGAAGCAAATGGTCACGGTACTGTTGTCTTTAAAAAGGAAGCTGagcaaaagatttttgaTTACAAATCAGACTCAcccaaagaagaagcagcAGTCAAgattcttcaatatttcagtcaattgatcaaccaAACTGTGGGTGATGCAATTTCCGATCTTTTGGTAGTCTTGGTCATCTTACATTATCTCAATTTAACTCCTGAACAATGGAATGAAGCATATTCTGATTTACCCAACAAGTTAATCAAAGTGGTTGTACCAGATAgaaccattttcaaaaccacAAATGCTGAGAGAACATTAGTGGAGCCTAAAGGATTACAAACTAAAATTGATGAgcttgttgcaaaatactCACAGGGAAGATCATTTGTCAGGGCTTCTGGAACAGAAGACGCTGTGCGTGTTTATGCTGAAgcagaaacaaaagaagatgtTGAGGCGTTGTCCAAAGCAGTTGCTGATTTATTAAAATAG